A single region of the Nicotiana sylvestris chromosome 6, ASM39365v2, whole genome shotgun sequence genome encodes:
- the LOC138870870 gene encoding uncharacterized protein, with protein MPKTRKEYTDAYRKVMEKNFRAKKILVCGIGHDEYNKISACEIAKEIWKALQIAHEGTTQESKVNAITEAKDLQELTIDELVGNLITYEMKRKIDSERREPKKEKNLVLKAKSNDSSEEDNDMTYLTKRFQKMVRRNGGILKRGNSNKTKNYDLCHKCGKPGHFIKDCPLLKQEHSKYNPKKAAKRNPVPDKHFKRKRCANNVVKQALAALGDSSSGSEDEIDAGDSSMMEIESEENEYDSIFSLMAQSDDDEDDDNSEVNFRDVQRNLKSYSPKKLMSLAKHERDDLVVVVIDHKETIENFSKEKEALVKRVIEFEEERDNLLVVIADLSETIEGLGTESKPENSGKGKEVASEAHIRLENELKAVRANLCVETKKNKHLQTELERGTVKVSSQQWFMDSGCSKHMTRNTMDFLSLKSLQEGSVSFDNGKKGDILGVENGDLSCLKAVDDDVELWHRRLGHASFSLMNKLIQKDLVRGLPMSKFKVQKVCDACARGKHVKSSFKSKKDVSTSKPLDFLYMDLCGPMRVQSRGGKRYIFVIVDDYSSFTWTLFLRTKNETFEVFVAFVKKIQVKIESRVACIRSDHGTEFVNAKFDELCNENGITHNFSASRTPQQNGVVERKNRTLEEMETQADSPKNIGCKCYVLNNGNDPLGKFDAKSDEGIFLGYSSQSKAYKIYNKRTQCVEESVHVIFDESYPSCEKSTKDDQDGEPLLVPGEGIDMTNGKADMMSQVKEPSGDNAASSSREPGTSITTTEAEERVVDAVHGTPQVPERITQGNQLDIPNSSTNEPQMPNWKHKSSHPLDNIITPLDFGVQTRSKAGNSLAFSAFLSQREPKNIKKALKDTHWITSIQDELHQFKRNNVYVDDIIFGATADSLCEEFAKLIGSEFEISMMGELNFFLGIQESTSGLAHFLGSCLISWGTMKQNSVALSIVEAEYVATSSCCGQLLWIKQQLEDFGVFNNCVPLLCDNTSTVNMTKNPIQHKRTKHIDVRYHFLRDNVEKGLICMKFCNTEDQIIDIFMKALSREHFERNRVNLGLLKPNLEPDSPLVGYENHLQVNTHDDYRSCRCIAWVIKED; from the exons ATGCCAAAGACCAGAAAAGAATACACTGACGCATATAGGAAAGTTATGGAGAAaaattttcgtgccaagaaaattttgGTGTGTGGAATCGGACATGATGAATACAATAAAATCTCTGCTTGTGAAATTGCCAAGGAGATATGGAAAGCTTTGCAAATAGCACATGAGGGAACCACTCAA gaaagcaaggtgaatgctattactgaagCAAAGGACCTGCAAGAGCTGACCATAGATGAGCTGGTTGGAAATTTGATAacctacgagatgaagaggaagatagacagtgaaagaagagaaccaaagaaagaaaagaacctagTACTCAAAGCTAAAAGCAACGACTCGAGTGAGGAGGACAATGACATGACTTACTTAACTAAAAGGTTTCAGAAGATGGTTAGAAGAAATGGAGGAATATTAAAAAGAGGCAACTCCAACAAAACAAAAAACTATGATCTCTGCCACAAGTGTGGAAAGCCAGGGCACTTCATCAAAGATTGTCCTCTCCTGAAGCAAGAACATTCCAAGTACAACCCTAAAAAAGCAGCcaagaggaacccggttcctgaCAAGCACTTCAAAAGGAAGAGATGTGCTAACAATGTAGTGAAACAAGCTCTTGCAGCACTGGGAGACTCTTCTAGTGGGTCTGAAGATGAAATTGATGCAGGTGACAGCTCCATGATGGAAATTGAAAGTGAGGAAAATGAATATGATTCAATATTTTCTTTGATGGCCCAATCggatgatgatgaagacgatgacaacagtgaggtaaatttcagggatgttcagagaaatcttaaatcctactctcctaagaaactcatgtctttagcta aacatgaaagagatgaCTTAGTGGTGGTAGTTATTGACCATAAGGAAACCATTGAGAACTTCAGTAAAGAAAAAGAGGCCTTAGTGAAGAGAGTGATTGAGTTTGAGGAAGAAAGAGATAATCTTTTGGTAGTGATTGCAGACCTGAGTGAAACAATAGAGGGACTAGGGACTGAATCTAAACCTGAAAAttctggaaaaggaaaagaggtagCCAGTGAGGCACAtattaggcttgaaaatgagttgaaGGCTGTGAGAGCTAACCTGTGTGTTGAAACTAAGAAAAACAAACATCTCCAAACTGAAttggaaaga ggaacagtgaaagtAAGCAGTCagcaatggttcatggatagtggatgtTCAAAACATATGACTAGAAACACTATGGACTTCCTTTCACTAAAATCCCTGCAAgaagggagtgtatcctttgacAATGGGAAAAAGGGGGACATTCTTGGAGTCGAAAA tggtgatctgagttgtctgaaagctgttgatgatgatgttgaactCTGGCACAGAAGATTAGGGCACGCAAGCTTCTCTCTTATGAATAAACTAATTCAGAAAGACCTGGTCCGTGGTCtgcccatgtcaaagttcaaAGTACAGAAAGTGTGTGATGCttgtgctagaggaaaacatgtgaagtcctcttttaagtctaaaaaAGATGTCAGCACCTCAAAGCCACTCGATTTTCTTTATATGGATCTGTGTGGCCCCATGAGAGTGCAAAGCAGGGGAGGGAAAAGATACAtctttgtgatagtggatgactactccagcTTCACATGGACTCTATTTCTTAGAACAAAAAATGAAACCTTTGAGGTATTTGTGgcttttgtgaagaaaatccaagtGAAGATAGAGTCTAGAGTAGCATGTATCagatcagatcatggaacagaatttgtcaatgccaaatttgatgagttgTGTAATGAAAATGGCATTACCCATAACTTCTCAGCCTCAAGAACTCCCCAacaaaatggagttgtggaaaggaagaatagaactcttgaagaaatg gaaacccaagctgactcacctaagaacattgggtgcaaatgctatgttctcaacaatggaaatgaTCCGCTTGGTAAGtttgatgccaagagtgatgaaggaatctttctggggtactcttctcaaagcaaagcttacaagatatataacaagcggactcaatgtgttgaggaaagtgttcatgtAATCTTTGACGAGTCCTATCCCTCATGTGAGAAAAGTACTAAGGATGATCAAGACGGAGAGCCCTTACTAGTTCCAGGTGAAGGcattgacatgacaaatggaaaggcagaCATGATGAGCCAAGTGAAGGAGCCAAGTGGAGACAATGCTGCCTCTTCCTCAAGGGAACCAGGTAcctcaattacaaccactgaagctgaagaaagagtagTCGATGCAGTGCATGGTACTCCACAAGTACCTGAGAGAATAACACAAGGAAACCAGTTAGATATACCCAACTCCTCTACAAATGAACCTCAAATGCCcaactggaaacacaaaagctctcatcctcttgacaacataattacccCTCTAGATTTTGGAGTGCAGACCAGATCAAAAGCTggaaattcacttgccttttcAGCCTTTCTTTCCCAAagagaacccaaaaatatcaagaaaGCCTTGAAAGATACACATTGGATTACATCCATACAAGATGAGTTGCATCAGTTTAAAAGGAACAAT gtctatgttgatgatatcatttttggggcaacTGCTGATTCTCTGTGTgaggaatttgcaaaactcataggaagtgagtttgaaataagCATGATGGGGGAGCTGAATTTCTTCTTGGGTATTCAA GAAAGTACTTCTGGATTGGCTCACTTTCTAGgatcatgtctcatctcttggGGAACAATgaagcaaaactcagtggctctttcaatagttgaagcagaatatgtagctACATCCTCATGTTGTGGTCAGCTCCTATGGATTAAGCAGCAACTAGAGGATTTTGGGGTATTTAATAATTGTGTGCCTCTTCTATGTGATAACACCAGTACTGTCAACATGACCAAGAATCCAATTCAACACAAaagaaccaagcacattgatgtgaggtatcattttctgagggacaatgtggagaaagggctGATCTGTATGAAGTTCTGCAATACAGAAGATCAAATTATAGATATCTTCATGAAAGCATTAagtagggaacattttgaaagaaatagggTGAATTTGGGGCTATTGAAGCCTAATTTAGAACCTGATTCCCCATTAgttggctatgaaaatcaccttcag gtaaacacgcatgatgattATAGAAGCTGTAGATGCATTGCATGGGTGATAAAAGAGGATTGA